In Euphorbia lathyris chromosome 9, ddEupLath1.1, whole genome shotgun sequence, the following are encoded in one genomic region:
- the LOC136207325 gene encoding uncharacterized protein, with translation KKIAITGALCCVAAGPHGENSPAVGRDSSNNCREPHWRINSSFSPPPPPRRWDCRSHSDAVAHGSHGVHGSSLSSNSRGSRSWVGSERLTNHHHSVSDGVLSYSDSLPDNVQEPRWMSPAQKFNSGDVAASTVGGSRSHSSWYPRSTERPFAHSATVASPSFGSPSSLSELNLLESASKRPFAFTTRNFPSRRSYMSKAVYPLVFRNPVSDCEPFADSDVSGIGRSMPGEDLSSPSLWPDNSSSVEYKFHKSLTELQKSETSPDPSLSSRREGFRWSSASSYDLGLDGERFDIAENIDAESMRSPCYSLPDQKCGVCGKLLWQKSPWSSHRIMRGSDMPIAGVLPCSHVFHAECIEQVTPKTQIHDPPCPLCLKTIEEINESASISEPLQVALRSIRGSRGLMISEVPGCQSNSGHTNHITEKRGENWLQAAPLQNDNDSSFTNRLKKHFTLRGKVGKEIFSPKVFHKRGSSSSQEPVQRQMSMQ, from the exons AAGAAAATAGCTATCACGGGTGCTCTTTGTTGTGTGGCCGCTGGGCCACATGGAGAAAATTCACCTGCAGTTGGTAGGGACTCTTCAAACAATTGTCGTGAGCCCCATTGGCGGATTAACTCCAGTTTCTCACCTCCTCCTCCGCCGAGGAGGTGGGATTGCAGGTCACACTCAGATGCTGTAGCACATGGATCTCATGGAGTTCATGGTTCATCTCTCTCCTCAAACAGCAGAGGAAGCAGAAGTTGGGTTGGCAGCGAACGGTTAACCAATCATCATCATTCTGTATCAGATGGGGTGCTCTCTTATTCTGATAGCCTGCCTGATAATGTTCAGGAGCCCCGGTGGATGTCTCCAGCGCAGAAGTTTAATTCTGGTGATGTTGCTGCCTCTACTGTGGGAG GATCAAGATCCCATTCCTCTTGGTATCCTCGCTCTACTGAG AGGCCATTTGCTCATAGTGCTACTGTGGCATCCCCTAGTTTTGGGTCCCCATCCTCACTTTCTGAGCTCAACCTCTTGGAATCAGCTAGCAAAAGACCCTTTGCTTTCACAACTCGCAACTTCCCAAGCCGACGTTCTTACATGTCAAAAGCTGTTTATCCTCTAGTATTCCGCAACCCTGTTTCAGACTGTGAACCCTTTGCAGATTCTGATGTCAGCGGCATTGGTAGGTCGATGCCTGGTGAGGATCTGTCATCACCTTCTCTCTGGCCTGATAATAGTTCAAGTGTTGAGTATAAGTTCCACAAGTCCCTCACTGAACTCCAAAAGTCGGAGACATCACCAGACCCCAGTTTGAGCTCTAGAAGAGAGGGGTTTAGGTGGAGCAGTGCCAGCAGCTACGACTTGGGGCTTGATGGTGAAAGGTTTGACATAGCAGAGAACATCGATGCGGAGAGCATGAGGTCACCATGCTATTCTTTGCCAGATCAGAAGTGTGGAGTTTGTGGAAAACTTTTGTGGCAGAAGTCTCCTTGGAGTTCACATCGAATCATGCGAGGCAGCGACATGCCTATTGCTGGTGTATTACCGTGCAGTCACGTGTTCCATGCTGAATGCATAGAACAAGTGACCCCAAAGACCCAGATTCATGATCCACCTTGTCCTTTGTGCTTGAAAACCATTGAAGAAATCAACGAATCTGCATCAATTTCTGAGCCCTTGCAGGTGGCCTTGAGATCCATACGAGGAAGCAGAGGACTGATGATATCCGAAGTTCCGGGGTGTCAAAGTAACAGTGGGCACACTAATCACATCACGGAAAAACGCGGGGAAAATTGGCTTCAAGCAGCTCCACTGCAGAATGACAATGATTCTTCATTTACAAATCGCCTCAAAAAGCATTTCACTCTTAGGGGGAAGGTTGGTAAAGAAATTTTTAGTCCCAAGGTTTTCCACAAGAGGGGTTCATCTTCTAGCCAGGAACCTGTTCAACGCCAAATGTCGATGCAGTAG